In one Pseudomonadota bacterium genomic region, the following are encoded:
- the gghA gene encoding glucosylglycerol hydrolase, whose translation MSFEDTISFVEDAALAEASAARDALTTSETSFEAGRTIARRLGARIEGDTAVFGFWTPELLDLRVPSGDIFLEVLRPSAPLDLTRAHQEVSFERTFVPVIRDEAFCFSAAKGLRAGTREEIGDFYALTWRDAEDTWHRILDPLAMSLPFGAMAPAELYDVAAMQAARGDAEYWAALKGEGTHKFGPPTNILQVHVPTATAGGTLAALNRHYERLAERVARDLPLEPADQLFLGYDAVQLLPVEPTTVYETGPDFWQEDHAEDTKVTVSLLRPNTTNWGYDVVISGMATVNPVLLESGRPDELVDLAATLHTFPSKPKTLIFDVVFGHSDNQGLRALNGHYFAGPNMYGQNLDYQNPTVRAILLEMQRRKVDFGADGVRVDGAQDFKWWDAAAQVLRHDDDYLQAMADLEQEVAGARYRPWFIFEDGRPWPEEDWELSSTYRSVIEMQRDDDVFQWGPLTFAHNTPFLYTFWLSKYWRIREMVDVGANWISGTSNHDTLRRGTQVSPKLNINTRLGRTRMEILDKAYDNPAVHVLTYVAMPGVPMDFLNAMARSSWGFIRNQDDRYGVKVVSEEAISLKWQVDEYSYLVSGNFRRLKEMGFETREELARFFEFLPALVEVTEYDLEEIARLLNASEPELAGGPFSVASLKQIARAWMDDMHDYCNLSNSLSSLDPEQAGFSLQVRNFRRARPWLRENYGDKDVFEYLQPIEGRTLFTSLRHGPDGEQVFMLAHMEGKPTEEIDPLTLPIAGLEGNGWELALRTPSIGAEYTGGPITMKDAMALVFVRKP comes from the coding sequence ATGAGCTTTGAGGACACGATCAGCTTCGTCGAAGATGCAGCCCTGGCGGAGGCCTCCGCTGCACGCGACGCCCTCACCACCTCCGAGACGAGCTTTGAGGCAGGGCGCACGATCGCGAGGCGGCTTGGGGCACGCATTGAAGGCGACACCGCCGTCTTCGGCTTCTGGACACCGGAACTTCTCGACCTGCGCGTGCCGTCCGGGGACATCTTCCTTGAAGTCCTGAGACCGAGCGCACCGCTCGACCTGACCCGCGCGCATCAAGAGGTGAGCTTCGAGCGGACCTTCGTTCCTGTCATCCGCGATGAGGCGTTCTGCTTTTCGGCGGCAAAGGGGCTCCGCGCAGGCACGCGCGAGGAGATCGGTGATTTCTACGCGCTCACATGGCGGGATGCCGAGGACACCTGGCATCGCATCCTCGATCCTCTCGCCATGTCTCTGCCCTTTGGTGCCATGGCCCCGGCGGAGCTCTATGACGTGGCCGCCATGCAGGCCGCGCGGGGCGATGCCGAGTACTGGGCGGCGCTCAAGGGCGAAGGAACGCACAAGTTCGGCCCGCCGACGAACATCCTGCAGGTCCACGTTCCCACAGCCACGGCAGGCGGCACGCTTGCCGCGCTCAATCGGCACTACGAGCGCCTCGCCGAGCGCGTCGCGCGCGATCTCCCGCTCGAGCCCGCCGATCAGCTTTTCCTAGGATACGATGCAGTGCAGCTCCTGCCCGTGGAGCCCACGACCGTCTATGAGACCGGCCCTGACTTCTGGCAGGAGGATCACGCGGAGGACACGAAGGTCACCGTCTCGCTCCTGCGTCCGAACACGACGAACTGGGGATATGACGTCGTCATTTCCGGCATGGCCACCGTGAACCCGGTGCTTCTCGAGTCCGGTCGGCCAGACGAGCTCGTGGACCTCGCGGCGACGCTCCACACCTTTCCGTCAAAGCCCAAGACGCTGATCTTCGACGTAGTGTTCGGCCATTCGGACAACCAGGGCCTGAGGGCGCTCAATGGGCACTACTTCGCAGGGCCCAACATGTATGGGCAAAACCTCGACTACCAGAACCCCACCGTGCGCGCGATCCTGCTCGAGATGCAGCGGCGCAAGGTCGATTTCGGAGCGGACGGTGTCCGCGTGGACGGGGCGCAGGACTTCAAGTGGTGGGACGCGGCCGCGCAGGTTCTGCGGCACGACGACGACTACCTCCAGGCCATGGCGGACCTCGAGCAGGAGGTGGCGGGGGCACGATACCGGCCCTGGTTCATCTTCGAGGATGGCCGGCCGTGGCCGGAAGAGGATTGGGAGCTCAGCTCCACCTACCGGTCCGTCATCGAGATGCAGCGCGACGATGACGTCTTCCAATGGGGCCCCCTGACTTTCGCCCACAACACCCCGTTTCTCTATACGTTCTGGCTGTCGAAATACTGGCGGATCCGCGAAATGGTCGATGTGGGCGCCAACTGGATCTCGGGCACCTCGAACCACGACACGCTCAGACGCGGCACGCAGGTATCGCCCAAGCTCAACATCAACACCCGCCTCGGCCGGACGCGGATGGAGATCCTCGACAAGGCCTATGACAATCCCGCCGTGCACGTGTTGACCTATGTCGCGATGCCAGGCGTCCCGATGGATTTTCTCAATGCCATGGCGCGCTCATCCTGGGGGTTCATCCGCAATCAAGATGACCGCTACGGCGTGAAGGTCGTCTCCGAGGAGGCGATCAGCCTCAAGTGGCAGGTGGATGAGTACAGCTACCTCGTCTCGGGTAATTTCCGCCGTCTCAAGGAGATGGGCTTCGAGACGCGGGAGGAACTCGCGCGCTTCTTCGAGTTCCTGCCGGCGCTCGTGGAGGTGACGGAATACGATCTGGAAGAGATCGCGCGCCTGCTCAATGCCTCCGAACCAGAGCTCGCCGGAGGCCCCTTCTCGGTGGCGAGCCTGAAGCAGATCGCGCGCGCCTGGATGGACGACATGCATGATTACTGCAATCTGTCGAATTCCCTGTCGTCTCTCGACCCGGAGCAGGCAGGCTTCAGCCTGCAGGTCCGCAATTTCCGCCGCGCGCGGCCCTGGCTCCGCGAGAACTACGGCGACAAGGACGTCTTCGAGTATCTGCAGCCCATAGAGGGCCGAACTCTCTTTACCTCCCTCCGCCACGGGCCGGATGGAGAGCAGGTGTTCATGCTGGCCCACATGGAAGGCAAACCCACGGAAGAGATCGATCCATTGACGCTTCCGATCGCGGGCCTTGAAGGCAACGGCTGGGAGCTGGCGCTGAGAACGCCATCAATCGGCGCGGAATACACCGGCGGCCCCATCACGATGAAAGACGCCATGGCGCTGGTCTTCGTCAGAAAGCCTTGA
- the glgB gene encoding 1,4-alpha-glucan branching protein GlgB yields MTKRSILRLPDIDQHDLERLLTGELDDPFSVLGPHRLPDGGYHLVVYLPDAAAVSAITTRTGEVKLQPVPDAPGVFTGEIPSAEDYRLKATSEDGHSWEYDDPYRFGAVLGAAAADVSSRDGKDPLWRRLGAHPMQREGAGGVHFAVWAPNARRVSAVGGFNGWDGRRHMMRRCGGTGLWEIFIPGLREGEAYKYEILGKDGVLQPLKADPVGFGSEHPPENASIVRDLSGYGWRDEEWMSRRHTRNDATQPISIYEVHLASWQRASDGRPISYREAAEDLVAYAADMGFTHIELMPMSEHPFDGSWGYQPVGLFAPTVRHGPPHEFRDLIDAAHRKEIGVILDWVPGHFPTDDHGLGQFDGSALYEYADPREGFHQDWNTFIYDYGRPEVANFLIENAHYWLQEFHVDGLRVDAVASMLYRDYSRAPDAWIPNTDGGRENYEAIAMLREMNASTYHSHPGIMTMAEESTSFPGTTTPVSGGGLGFGFKWNMGWMHDTLEYIKVDPRERASHHHQMTFGLTYAFSERFVLPISHDEVVHGKGSLLGRMPGAGEERFANLRAYLGFMWGHPGKKLLFMGQEFGQVSEWDHAGTLDWAALETQAHAGVQRLVRDLNTLYRGEPALYAKDADPSGFQWINADDTQNCVYSWLRRSGDGGGDVAVLCNFHAKEHSSYKVGLSAEGTWREALNTDADIYGGHGRGNMGAVTAHGHGMHGQPASAEVYLPPLSAIFLVHSG; encoded by the coding sequence ATGACTAAACGATCGATCCTGCGCCTCCCCGACATAGACCAACACGATCTCGAGCGCTTGCTCACCGGAGAGCTGGACGACCCCTTCTCAGTGCTTGGTCCCCACCGTCTGCCAGATGGCGGGTACCATCTCGTGGTGTACCTGCCCGACGCCGCAGCCGTCAGCGCCATCACCACCCGGACAGGCGAGGTGAAGCTTCAGCCCGTGCCAGATGCCCCCGGGGTCTTTACCGGAGAAATACCAAGCGCTGAGGATTACAGGCTCAAAGCCACGTCGGAGGACGGGCATTCCTGGGAATACGATGACCCCTACCGGTTTGGCGCGGTCCTCGGCGCGGCGGCCGCAGACGTCTCCTCGCGCGACGGTAAAGATCCCCTCTGGCGCCGATTGGGCGCTCATCCCATGCAGCGGGAAGGCGCGGGCGGCGTCCATTTCGCGGTCTGGGCGCCCAATGCACGCCGCGTCTCGGCAGTCGGCGGGTTCAACGGTTGGGACGGTCGGCGGCACATGATGCGCCGCTGCGGGGGTACGGGCCTCTGGGAGATCTTCATTCCCGGTCTCAGGGAAGGCGAGGCTTACAAGTACGAGATCCTCGGCAAGGACGGTGTGCTTCAGCCTCTGAAGGCCGACCCCGTGGGTTTCGGCTCCGAGCACCCGCCCGAGAACGCGTCCATCGTCCGCGATCTCTCCGGGTATGGATGGCGCGACGAGGAGTGGATGTCGCGACGCCACACACGCAATGACGCGACGCAGCCCATCTCCATCTACGAGGTTCACCTCGCCTCCTGGCAGCGCGCGTCAGACGGGCGCCCCATCTCGTACCGCGAGGCGGCTGAAGATCTCGTCGCCTATGCCGCGGATATGGGCTTCACCCATATCGAGCTCATGCCCATGAGCGAGCACCCGTTCGATGGGTCATGGGGCTACCAGCCCGTCGGCCTCTTCGCCCCGACCGTGCGCCACGGACCGCCACATGAGTTCCGGGATCTCATCGACGCCGCGCATCGGAAGGAGATCGGGGTCATCCTCGACTGGGTCCCCGGTCACTTTCCGACGGACGACCATGGCCTCGGCCAGTTCGACGGGAGCGCGCTCTACGAATACGCCGACCCGCGCGAGGGCTTTCACCAGGACTGGAACACCTTCATCTACGATTACGGTCGGCCCGAGGTCGCGAATTTCCTGATTGAGAACGCGCATTACTGGCTTCAGGAGTTTCATGTCGACGGGCTCCGCGTGGATGCCGTGGCCTCCATGCTCTACCGGGACTATTCCCGCGCGCCGGATGCGTGGATCCCCAACACGGACGGCGGGCGCGAGAACTACGAGGCGATCGCCATGCTCCGCGAGATGAACGCCAGCACCTACCACAGCCATCCCGGCATCATGACAATGGCGGAGGAAAGCACGTCCTTTCCGGGCACCACGACGCCCGTCAGCGGGGGAGGGCTCGGCTTCGGCTTCAAATGGAATATGGGGTGGATGCACGACACCCTCGAATACATCAAGGTGGACCCGCGCGAGAGAGCGTCCCACCACCACCAGATGACCTTCGGATTGACCTACGCCTTCTCGGAGAGGTTTGTCCTGCCCATCAGTCATGACGAGGTGGTCCATGGCAAAGGCTCGCTTCTCGGCCGGATGCCGGGCGCGGGCGAGGAGCGCTTTGCCAACCTACGCGCCTATCTCGGCTTCATGTGGGGGCACCCCGGCAAGAAGCTTCTCTTCATGGGGCAGGAATTCGGTCAGGTGAGCGAATGGGATCACGCCGGCACGCTCGATTGGGCAGCGCTCGAGACGCAGGCCCATGCCGGTGTCCAACGGTTGGTGCGCGATCTCAATACGCTCTACCGCGGTGAGCCCGCGCTCTATGCCAAGGATGCCGATCCGTCCGGCTTCCAGTGGATCAACGCCGATGACACGCAAAACTGCGTCTATTCGTGGCTCCGGCGTTCGGGCGACGGCGGGGGCGATGTGGCCGTCCTTTGCAACTTCCACGCGAAGGAGCATTCCAGCTACAAAGTCGGTCTTTCTGCGGAGGGTACCTGGCGCGAGGCATTGAACACCGATGCCGACATCTATGGCGGGCACGGGCGCGGCAACATGGGCGCGGTCACGGCGCACGGGCATGGCATGCACGGCCAACCCGCCTCGGCGGAGGTCTACCTCCCGCCCCTTTCGGCGATTTTTCTGGTCCATTCCGGTTGA
- a CDS encoding FkbM family methyltransferase, with product MRQILTRICAPDVRQQLISAQGLLRSLVIYHNPAAIRRWARFYRGLLRPGDLAFDVGAHVGTRARAMRAAGAKVVALEPQRPFSTFLARTMPRDVTVLDMAVGRAAGEADMAVSSRHPTVSSLASDFVEEAPQATGFEHVRWDRRQAVRVTTLDALIARYGSPRYIKIDVEGHEEEVLGGLSAPVDIISVEYLPAYPALALGLVERLRAMGNDAFNVVSGETGRFLWEGWRDAEAARDWLSRQESSAPSGDLFARRGAPEAPLR from the coding sequence GTGAGGCAGATCCTCACGCGCATCTGCGCACCTGACGTGAGGCAGCAGCTAATCTCGGCCCAGGGTCTTCTCCGATCCCTTGTGATCTATCACAATCCGGCCGCCATACGCCGTTGGGCGCGCTTCTACAGAGGATTGCTCCGTCCCGGAGACCTCGCCTTCGATGTTGGGGCCCATGTGGGTACGCGGGCGCGCGCCATGCGGGCTGCGGGGGCAAAGGTGGTGGCGCTGGAGCCGCAGCGCCCGTTCTCGACCTTTCTCGCGCGGACCATGCCGAGAGACGTCACCGTGCTCGACATGGCCGTGGGCCGCGCAGCCGGAGAGGCCGACATGGCCGTCTCATCCCGGCACCCGACGGTTTCCTCCCTCGCCTCCGACTTCGTAGAGGAGGCACCGCAGGCAACCGGCTTCGAGCACGTGCGCTGGGATAGACGGCAGGCCGTGCGCGTCACGACCCTCGACGCGCTCATCGCGCGATACGGATCGCCCCGCTACATCAAGATCGACGTCGAAGGACATGAGGAAGAGGTGCTCGGCGGCCTCTCGGCGCCCGTGGATATTATCTCGGTCGAATATCTTCCGGCCTATCCAGCCCTCGCTCTCGGCCTGGTCGAGAGGCTCAGAGCCATGGGCAACGACGCCTTCAACGTGGTGAGCGGGGAAACCGGCAGGTTCCTCTGGGAGGGCTGGCGAGATGCAGAGGCCGCGCGGGACTGGCTCTCCCGGCAGGAGAGCTCGGCACCTTCCGGTGACCTTTTCGCCCGCCGCGGCGCACCGGAGGCGCCCCTGCGCTGA
- a CDS encoding lysylphosphatidylglycerol synthase transmembrane domain-containing protein → MRFSNIKGQSPRGVKAFAYRALHVVVPVVLIAFVVWSVGAGDVLARLAGAHPGWVLASLVACSAQMVLCSYRWRLTAARLGTDIRPGAAISEYYLSSLVNSTVPGGVLGDALRAVRTKGAAGLERAAQSVIIERLAGQIALGAALLLGLFLSGQPALQNIALIASIALVVTLLLLRLARGPLRARLLPGIVRRFLSAMRVSWLHRSAAAPQVILSVLIVAANLAAFAFAARATGAVMGFPDVLYAVPLILAAMLIPFSVAGWGYREGAAAAVFPLIGASAAAGVSASVVFGAVILVASLPGLIVVFSRSAEINDAYDDAPEAHYDAAE, encoded by the coding sequence ATGCGCTTCTCTAACATCAAAGGCCAAAGCCCGCGTGGTGTCAAAGCTTTCGCCTACCGCGCTTTGCACGTCGTCGTGCCGGTGGTGCTCATCGCCTTCGTCGTGTGGAGCGTCGGCGCCGGTGACGTACTGGCCCGCCTCGCTGGCGCGCATCCCGGGTGGGTTCTGGCGTCCCTCGTGGCATGCTCGGCGCAGATGGTCCTCTGCTCCTATCGCTGGCGTCTGACAGCGGCTCGGCTCGGCACCGATATCAGGCCCGGGGCCGCGATTTCGGAATATTACCTCTCCAGCCTCGTGAACAGCACGGTTCCGGGCGGCGTGCTCGGTGACGCTCTTCGCGCTGTGAGGACAAAGGGCGCAGCGGGGCTCGAGCGCGCGGCGCAATCCGTCATCATCGAACGGTTGGCAGGTCAGATCGCCCTGGGCGCCGCGCTTCTCCTCGGTCTCTTCCTTTCGGGACAGCCGGCGCTCCAGAACATCGCACTGATCGCCTCCATCGCGCTCGTCGTCACCCTGCTCCTTCTAAGGCTAGCACGCGGGCCTTTGCGCGCGCGCTTGCTACCAGGGATCGTGCGCCGCTTTCTCTCGGCCATGCGGGTGAGCTGGCTCCATCGCTCCGCCGCCGCCCCGCAGGTCATTCTCAGCGTCCTCATCGTGGCGGCCAACCTCGCAGCCTTTGCATTTGCCGCCCGCGCGACCGGGGCGGTCATGGGCTTCCCGGACGTGCTCTACGCGGTCCCGCTGATTCTGGCCGCCATGCTGATCCCGTTCTCCGTCGCGGGCTGGGGATACCGGGAGGGGGCCGCGGCCGCGGTCTTCCCCCTCATCGGCGCGAGCGCGGCGGCGGGTGTGAGTGCAAGCGTCGTCTTCGGCGCGGTCATTCTCGTGGCGAGCCTGCCGGGATTGATCGTCGTCTTCTCTCGAAGCGCCGAGATCAACGATGCGTACGATGATGCTCCCGAGGCGCACTATGACGCGGCCGAGTGA
- the ugpC gene encoding sn-glycerol-3-phosphate ABC transporter ATP-binding protein UgpC, with the protein MAELSLVDLHKSYADGNVALHNVSLDIADREFVVIVGPSGCGKSTTLRLIAGIEEETGGDILIGGERVNHLAPGARDVAMVFQDYALYPHMDVARNIGFGLRRRGLPKHEVARRVRDVADMLEIGSLLKRRPAKLSGGQRQRVAMGRAMVRRPKVFLFDEPLSNLDARLRVSMRAEMRRLQSQLPTTTVYVTHDQTEAMTMADRVVVMNEGRVEQTGPPMEIYRFPANTFVARFIGSPAMNLIAARLSEDGVTFDAGATLALRDGLRGGRPGQPVLLGLRPEAVSLSTGDDGYSARVEAVEPIGQEIIVELSLPGAGRLWSRLPPETELRVGSQANVTFDARQAHVFDQTTGEALATAC; encoded by the coding sequence ATGGCTGAACTCTCACTCGTTGATTTGCACAAGTCTTACGCAGACGGCAACGTCGCGCTGCACAACGTGTCCCTCGATATAGCCGACCGCGAGTTCGTCGTCATCGTCGGTCCCTCGGGCTGCGGGAAATCGACCACGCTCCGGCTCATCGCCGGGATCGAGGAAGAGACGGGCGGCGACATCCTCATCGGCGGAGAGCGGGTCAACCATCTGGCCCCGGGCGCGCGCGACGTCGCGATGGTCTTTCAGGACTACGCGCTCTACCCACACATGGACGTGGCGCGGAATATCGGCTTCGGCCTCCGGCGTCGGGGGCTGCCCAAGCACGAGGTGGCGCGGCGGGTTCGAGACGTGGCCGACATGCTCGAGATCGGGTCACTCCTCAAGCGGCGTCCTGCCAAGCTCTCGGGCGGACAACGGCAACGCGTCGCCATGGGCCGCGCGATGGTCCGCAGGCCGAAGGTCTTTCTCTTCGACGAGCCGCTCTCCAATCTCGACGCCCGGCTGAGAGTATCCATGCGTGCGGAAATGCGGCGGCTTCAATCCCAGCTGCCCACCACAACGGTCTACGTCACCCATGACCAAACCGAGGCGATGACCATGGCGGACCGCGTCGTGGTCATGAACGAGGGGCGCGTGGAGCAGACGGGCCCGCCCATGGAGATATACCGGTTCCCGGCGAATACCTTCGTGGCCCGCTTCATTGGCTCGCCCGCGATGAACCTGATCGCAGCGCGCCTGAGCGAGGACGGCGTGACCTTCGATGCCGGCGCAACGCTTGCCCTCAGGGACGGCCTGCGAGGCGGCAGGCCCGGGCAGCCCGTCCTCCTCGGGCTTCGGCCCGAAGCCGTGAGCCTTTCGACGGGTGATGACGGCTATTCGGCGCGCGTTGAAGCGGTTGAGCCCATCGGGCAGGAGATCATCGTCGAGCTTTCGCTGCCCGGGGCAGGGCGGCTCTGGAGCCGACTTCCCCCGGAGACCGAGCTTCGCGTCGGATCGCAGGCGAACGTCACCTTCGATGCCCGACAGGCCCATGTCTTTGACCAGACGACCGGCGAGGCTCTCGCCACGGCGTGCTGA
- a CDS encoding extracellular solute-binding protein: MTYRFLRILGAVGAACALGLPTSLAAQDLITRDRVGLPDAPNTMTFRLTAFDLYSSDPATREAFEALFTDFIEARPDWKIETQIVTDNIGQEQARLLEQTRAGRGPDCAMVDSSQLALFKSADVLKPMNSHWSSAEIDDLFPFVREAVTNEAGDLLAWWWFTDLRVLYRDTRLVPDAPETWEDLESAALATVEAGREGLLFNGGRWEGTTFDWLAHFWAQGGRLVDDAGRPVFAEGENREKFLAAIGFYKGLVDASAAPPRVTSIVNYDEFNAAAAAGTAGLFIGGNWQYGQLRGTLPEADFAAWAVSAIPGPTADQRATGTGGWTIAALSDDAEAVRICAEMVREIYSGQSNAIQGLLPTSAAQYDAFDVFEGPEYDVFSEALVDGQARPGVPIYPELSNAIQILMGDVLSGAATPEEALDAADEAVQAAFERL, from the coding sequence ATGACCTATCGTTTCCTCCGCATCCTCGGCGCTGTCGGCGCCGCCTGTGCCCTCGGGCTTCCCACGAGCCTCGCGGCGCAGGATTTAATCACCCGGGACCGGGTCGGCCTGCCCGATGCGCCCAACACGATGACCTTCCGATTGACGGCCTTCGATCTCTATTCCTCGGATCCTGCCACGCGGGAGGCCTTCGAGGCGCTCTTTACCGACTTCATCGAGGCGCGACCGGACTGGAAAATCGAGACGCAGATCGTCACCGACAACATCGGACAGGAGCAAGCGCGCCTGCTCGAGCAGACCCGGGCCGGGCGGGGGCCCGATTGCGCGATGGTGGACAGCTCCCAACTCGCGCTCTTCAAGAGCGCTGACGTGCTCAAGCCCATGAATTCACATTGGAGCAGCGCGGAGATCGACGACCTCTTTCCCTTTGTCCGAGAGGCTGTGACCAACGAGGCGGGGGATCTTCTGGCGTGGTGGTGGTTCACCGATCTGCGCGTGCTCTACCGTGACACGCGCCTCGTCCCCGATGCTCCCGAGACATGGGAAGACCTGGAGAGCGCCGCGCTTGCCACCGTCGAGGCCGGAAGGGAAGGGCTGCTCTTCAATGGTGGCCGTTGGGAAGGCACGACCTTTGACTGGCTCGCGCATTTTTGGGCGCAGGGCGGGCGTCTCGTCGATGACGCGGGCCGTCCCGTCTTTGCCGAGGGGGAGAACCGCGAAAAGTTCCTCGCGGCCATAGGCTTCTACAAGGGGCTCGTGGATGCCAGTGCGGCGCCGCCGCGGGTCACCTCCATCGTCAACTACGATGAGTTCAACGCCGCCGCCGCCGCGGGGACAGCCGGTCTCTTCATTGGGGGCAATTGGCAGTACGGGCAATTGCGCGGCACCCTTCCGGAGGCGGATTTCGCAGCCTGGGCCGTGTCGGCCATTCCCGGGCCGACGGCGGATCAGCGCGCCACCGGCACGGGAGGCTGGACGATCGCCGCGCTCTCCGACGATGCCGAGGCCGTGCGGATCTGCGCAGAAATGGTCCGCGAGATCTATTCCGGCCAAAGCAACGCGATCCAGGGCCTCCTGCCCACGTCAGCCGCGCAATACGACGCGTTCGATGTCTTTGAAGGGCCCGAATACGACGTGTTCTCGGAGGCGCTCGTCGATGGGCAGGCGCGGCCCGGCGTGCCGATCTATCCCGAGCTGTCGAACGCCATCCAGATCCTGATGGGGGATGTCCTCTCGGGCGCGGCCACGCCCGAGGAAGCGCTCGACGCCGCCGATGAGGCCGTGCAGGCGGCCTTCGAGCGCCTCTAG
- a CDS encoding sugar ABC transporter permease — MAPALLLLGAFYLVPILDVLRLAFGDATLLRPATRYGMEGVSEVLTQPALPGVLWVTALFTAASVLGILGLGLLIALLVVRGERRRLPGMGLLRTVVLTAWVVPGIANGLIWQMLFSEAPFGALNSTIALVGISPVRWLSDPTNAMISAVIANVWQGTAFAMIVFYAARKGLSPDLYSAAAIDGAGPTARFVFITLPQMRPAILVSTVLVTIQTLNTFDVILALTGGGPGRSTEVLSLFTFNTVFFNFDLSGGSVLAVILVLIALLLTVLYIRLLVDREDRSS; from the coding sequence TTGGCGCCCGCCCTTCTTTTGCTCGGCGCGTTCTATCTCGTCCCGATCCTCGATGTCCTCCGGCTCGCTTTCGGCGATGCCACGCTCCTGCGCCCGGCGACGCGGTATGGCATGGAGGGCGTCTCGGAGGTTCTCACGCAGCCTGCTCTGCCGGGCGTTCTCTGGGTGACGGCGCTCTTCACCGCCGCGAGTGTGCTGGGCATCCTCGGGCTCGGTCTCCTGATCGCGCTCCTCGTCGTGAGAGGCGAAAGACGGCGGCTCCCCGGCATGGGGCTTCTTCGGACGGTGGTGCTCACCGCCTGGGTGGTGCCGGGCATCGCCAACGGGCTCATCTGGCAGATGCTCTTTTCCGAGGCGCCTTTTGGCGCGCTCAACTCCACCATCGCGCTCGTCGGGATTTCGCCGGTCCGGTGGCTTTCGGATCCCACGAACGCCATGATCTCCGCCGTCATCGCCAATGTGTGGCAAGGGACGGCCTTCGCCATGATCGTCTTCTACGCGGCGCGGAAAGGCCTCTCGCCGGACCTCTATTCCGCGGCGGCCATTGACGGCGCGGGCCCCACCGCACGCTTCGTCTTTATCACGCTGCCCCAGATGCGGCCCGCGATCCTTGTCTCGACGGTCCTCGTGACGATCCAGACGCTCAACACCTTCGATGTCATCCTCGCGCTGACGGGTGGCGGCCCGGGGCGGTCCACGGAGGTGCTATCGCTCTTCACGTTCAACACCGTCTTTTTCAACTTCGATCTCTCTGGCGGGTCCGTTCTGGCGGTCATCCTCGTTCTGATCGCGCTTCTGCTCACGGTTCTCTACATCCGGCTTCTCGTCGACCGGGAGGACCGAAGCTCATGA
- a CDS encoding carbohydrate ABC transporter permease, with protein sequence MTRWSSERIGDIATYVVALLLFVLFAAPLLWLLSLAIRTPAEIFLGASRFIPEDPTLANFEQILTDRTFGLYLWNGIKLCALGALGALITAIPAAYVFSRRQFRGASILMLGILTVQMVSPLVLLIPLYRYMERLGLLETHAAAAGVYMALGVPLSVWMLKASFDAIPRSLEDAAAIDGCSAPAVLFFVTMPLAAPGMASAFILNMLMGWSQFLVPFILLSQDRLQPISVAIFNFAGSTSASTTQLLAAACVITVLPAIAAFLALQRLIVGAIMAGAVKG encoded by the coding sequence ATGACCCGGTGGTCCTCAGAGCGGATCGGAGACATCGCGACCTATGTCGTCGCGCTGCTTCTCTTTGTGCTCTTCGCGGCGCCGCTACTCTGGCTCTTGTCGCTGGCCATTCGAACCCCGGCAGAGATCTTCCTCGGCGCGTCGCGCTTCATTCCGGAGGACCCGACGCTCGCCAACTTCGAACAGATCCTCACGGACCGGACCTTTGGTCTTTACCTTTGGAACGGGATCAAGCTCTGCGCCCTCGGGGCGCTGGGCGCGCTCATCACGGCCATTCCAGCCGCTTACGTCTTCTCGCGGCGGCAGTTTCGGGGCGCGTCCATCCTGATGCTCGGGATCCTCACGGTGCAGATGGTCTCACCGCTCGTCCTCCTCATCCCGCTTTATCGGTACATGGAGAGACTGGGCCTTCTCGAGACGCACGCCGCCGCAGCCGGGGTCTACATGGCGCTGGGCGTGCCGCTCTCGGTGTGGATGCTGAAGGCAAGCTTTGATGCCATTCCACGCTCCCTTGAGGACGCGGCAGCGATCGATGGATGCTCGGCACCGGCAGTTCTCTTCTTCGTGACGATGCCTTTGGCCGCGCCGGGCATGGCCTCGGCCTTCATTCTCAACATGCTCATGGGCTGGTCGCAGTTTCTCGTGCCATTCATCCTGCTCTCGCAGGATCGGCTGCAACCCATCTCCGTCGCCATCTTCAACTTCGCGGGATCGACGAGCGCCTCTACGACGCAGCTTCTCGCCGCCGCCTGCGTCATCACGGTGCTGCCCGCCATAGCGGCATTCCTTGCGCTTCAGCGCCTCATCGTCGGCGCGATCATGGCCGGGGCGGTCAAGGGCTGA